The following coding sequences are from one Streptomyces sp. NBC_01431 window:
- a CDS encoding pilus assembly protein produces MAIIYPFVIVLILMLLQGIMWAYARNAAYSSARAGVAAGRLYRATPGDGAAKAKRVLEEVGSSLLTDRSVSTDGSTPERLRVRVDAQALSMIPGISGIHVQATVSGPIERWTTAGAP; encoded by the coding sequence ATGGCCATCATCTATCCCTTCGTGATCGTCCTGATCCTCATGCTGCTGCAGGGGATCATGTGGGCGTACGCGCGCAACGCCGCCTACAGCTCCGCGAGGGCCGGCGTGGCGGCCGGCCGGCTGTACAGGGCCACCCCCGGCGACGGTGCCGCCAAGGCGAAGCGCGTGCTCGAAGAGGTGGGCTCCAGCCTGCTCACCGACCGGAGCGTGTCCACCGACGGCAGCACGCCCGAGCGGCTGCGGGTCCGCGTCGATGCACAAGCCCTGTCGATGATTCCGGGCATATCGGGGATCCATGTCCAAGCCACCGTGTCCGGGCCCATCGAGCGGTGGACCACGGCGGGAGCACCCTGA